From the Campylobacter sp. CNRCH_2014_0184h genome, one window contains:
- a CDS encoding S41 family peptidase: MKTKRNLIIAASICSLVTASFIFTNLQAKNPAPSEAEKKIEALSKLTRTMSIIEQYYVDDVNYTDLVDKSIAGLLTNLDAHSSFLDEKGYKELKEQTNGEFGGLGFTITQKDGAISVVAPIEGSPADKAGIKTDDIILRINNESTLGMTLNEAVSKMRGEPKTKVTLTIYRKGDAKPFDVNLKRDIIKVDSVYTKLIENENLLYLRVTNFDKNVVDEASKAIKKHSNVKGIILDLRTNPGGILNQAVGLVNLFVDKGVIVSQKGKIENENVEFKANPSKKITNAPLVVLVNGGSASASEIVSGALQDFKRAIIIGEKTFGKGSVQLILPMDEKGKEGLRLTIAKYYLPSGRTIQAVGVSPDIEVFPGKVSKEENHGFEIKESDLKKHLQAELDKIGHQEKKKDNKEDKNIITKEQIDNDIQLKTAIDAIKILNITKGE, translated from the coding sequence TTGAAGACAAAAAGAAATCTTATTATCGCAGCTAGCATTTGTAGTTTAGTAACCGCTTCTTTTATTTTTACTAATTTACAAGCTAAAAACCCCGCTCCTAGTGAAGCAGAAAAGAAAATAGAAGCTTTATCTAAACTCACAAGAACCATGTCCATCATAGAACAATACTATGTTGATGATGTTAATTATACAGATTTGGTTGATAAATCCATAGCAGGCTTACTAACAAATTTAGATGCTCATTCTTCTTTCTTAGATGAAAAAGGTTATAAAGAACTTAAAGAGCAAACTAATGGAGAATTTGGTGGACTTGGCTTTACTATTACGCAAAAAGATGGAGCAATTAGCGTTGTAGCTCCTATAGAAGGAAGTCCAGCAGATAAAGCAGGCATTAAAACTGATGATATTATCTTAAGAATTAATAACGAATCAACCTTAGGTATGACTTTAAATGAAGCTGTTTCTAAAATGCGCGGAGAACCTAAGACAAAGGTTACTCTAACTATCTATAGAAAAGGCGATGCAAAACCATTTGATGTCAATTTAAAAAGAGATATTATAAAAGTAGATAGCGTTTATACAAAATTAATCGAAAATGAAAATTTACTTTATTTAAGAGTGACTAATTTTGATAAAAATGTCGTAGATGAAGCTAGTAAAGCTATCAAAAAACATTCTAATGTAAAAGGAATTATACTAGATCTTAGAACCAACCCGGGTGGTATTTTAAATCAAGCCGTAGGCTTAGTAAATCTTTTTGTAGATAAAGGAGTAATTGTCTCACAAAAAGGAAAAATAGAAAATGAGAATGTAGAATTTAAAGCAAATCCTAGTAAAAAAATCACCAACGCACCTTTAGTAGTGCTTGTAAATGGTGGTAGCGCTAGTGCAAGTGAGATTGTAAGTGGAGCTTTACAAGATTTCAAACGCGCTATTATCATAGGCGAAAAAACCTTTGGAAAAGGCAGCGTACAGCTTATATTGCCAATGGATGAAAAAGGTAAAGAAGGCTTAAGACTTACTATAGCAAAATATTATTTACCAAGTGGTAGAACCATACAAGCTGTCGGGGTTAGTCCTGATATAGAAGTATTCCCAGGAAAAGTAAGTAAAGAAGAAAATCATGGCTTTGAAATCAAAGAAAGCGATCTAAAAAAACACTTGCAAGCTGAACTTGATAAAATCGGACATCAAGAAAAGAAAAAAGATAATAAAGAAGATAAAAATATCATCACTAAAGAGCAAATTGATAATGATATACAATTAAAAACTGCAATAGATGCAATCAAAATTTTAAACATCACAAAAGGAGAGTAA
- the purC gene encoding phosphoribosylaminoimidazolesuccinocarboxamide synthase, with translation MATKLDLLYEGKGKKMFKTDDENLLITEFKDDLTAFNAEKRGNEAGKGALNCKISTEIFHLLEKEGIKTHLVETISDKEQIVKKCNIIPIEVITRNVATGSLTKRLGIKEGTILPFAVVEFCYKNDDLGDPIINDEHCLILNLVKSEKDLELIKNIARQINSILVKFFESKGLRLIDFKLEFGIDGEGNMILADEISPDSCRFWDSKTNEKLDKDRFRQDLGNVKMAYEEVLKRILS, from the coding sequence ATGGCAACAAAACTAGATCTTTTATACGAGGGAAAAGGTAAAAAAATGTTTAAGACTGATGATGAGAATTTACTCATCACGGAATTTAAAGATGATTTAACTGCTTTTAATGCAGAAAAAAGAGGTAATGAAGCGGGAAAAGGTGCGTTAAATTGTAAAATTAGTACTGAAATTTTTCATCTTTTAGAAAAAGAAGGTATTAAAACACATCTAGTAGAAACTATCAGCGATAAAGAACAAATTGTTAAAAAATGCAATATTATACCTATTGAAGTTATTACTAGAAATGTAGCTACAGGATCTTTAACAAAAAGATTAGGCATTAAAGAAGGTACGATTTTACCTTTTGCTGTAGTTGAGTTTTGTTATAAAAATGATGATTTAGGTGATCCTATTATCAATGATGAGCATTGTTTGATTTTAAATTTAGTAAAAAGTGAAAAAGATTTAGAATTAATAAAAAACATTGCAAGACAAATCAATTCTATCTTGGTTAAATTCTTTGAATCTAAAGGTTTAAGATTGATTGATTTTAAATTAGAATTTGGTATTGATGGTGAAGGAAATATGATACTAGCTGATGAAATTAGCCCTGATAGTTGTAGATTTTGGGATAGCAAAACTAATGAAAAATTAGATAAAGACCGCTTCAGACAAGACCTAGGTAATGTAAAAATGGCCTATGAAGAAGTATTAAAAAGAATTTTAAGTTAG
- the purS gene encoding phosphoribosylformylglycinamidine synthase subunit PurS: MKVTVNITLKNGVLDPQGKAIEKALHSLDFNNISNVKTSKQISFDIACNNKEEALKHVDLMCKELLANTVIEDYEIIL, from the coding sequence ATGAAAGTAACTGTAAATATCACACTAAAAAATGGGGTTTTAGATCCTCAAGGCAAAGCCATAGAAAAGGCTTTGCATTCTTTAGATTTTAATAACATATCAAATGTTAAAACCTCAAAACAAATTAGTTTTGATATAGCTTGTAATAATAAAGAAGAAGCTTTAAAACATGTTGATTTAATGTGTAAAGAATTGCTTGCAAATACTGTGATAGAAGATTATGAGATAATATTATGA
- the purQ gene encoding phosphoribosylformylglycinamidine synthase subunit PurQ, translated as MKVAIIRFPGTNCEFDTAYAFEKLGVKTEIIWHERQDFSADLIVLPGGFSYGDYLRCAAIAKLAPAMKTLKEHVQKGGYVLGICNGFQILLELGLLKGAMKHNNSLSFISKMQALQVVSNNNAFLKNFQKNDIIELPIAHGEGNYFNSEDGIKMLEDKDMILLRYINNPNGSLNDIAGICDENKKVFGLMPHPERMCDDILGSKVGLKMFEGFLNC; from the coding sequence ATGAAAGTAGCTATTATTCGTTTTCCCGGAACTAATTGCGAGTTTGATACAGCTTATGCTTTTGAAAAACTAGGTGTAAAAACTGAAATCATTTGGCATGAAAGACAAGATTTTAGCGCAGATTTAATTGTTTTACCAGGTGGATTTTCTTATGGAGATTATTTAAGATGTGCAGCCATTGCAAAACTTGCTCCTGCTATGAAAACACTTAAAGAACATGTACAAAAAGGTGGATATGTCCTAGGTATTTGCAATGGTTTTCAAATTTTATTAGAACTTGGTCTTTTAAAGGGAGCTATGAAACATAATAATAGCTTAAGTTTTATTTCTAAAATGCAAGCATTGCAAGTAGTATCAAACAATAATGCTTTTTTGAAAAATTTCCAAAAAAATGACATTATAGAATTGCCTATTGCTCACGGAGAAGGAAATTATTTTAATAGCGAAGATGGTATTAAAATGCTAGAAGATAAAGATATGATTTTATTAAGATATATCAATAATCCAAATGGCTCCTTAAACGATATAGCTGGAATTTGTGATGAGAATAAAAAAGTTTTTGGACTTATGCCACACCCTGAAAGAATGTGTGATGATATACTTGGCTCAAAAGTAGGACTTAAAATGTTTGAAGGATTTTTAAATTGCTAA
- a CDS encoding SH3 domain-containing protein, giving the protein MLKTFKVFCVFLLAFNLYAQENSVFEDYNTLEKNYNQLDDQAKQIYQTIAPSDESNYESKINDENFIPQGSLVLNAKEYTDEAYIDEAFAIDLEVITTTNVSFDLNVSFEKNDDMLWINPNPIWEQKANSYHTKLWFEAKSLNANLNKIIVSLSRNDHIFQSSSLIIKPIRLKKIDAPSNKYSHIVASNLEVKQVKASHFDNDNMILFIELAGENTNLASFNIKDIQKQGVEAIKGDFEKQSGFYYAILDKSKTRFDFSYFNLNSKELKDFSLKIELKEDSISTQSDLNPKTNDFNFYKQVFLWSLCGIFALWFVFKKSYVALGLAILALIASFLAQNNIYKAILKAESKVQILPTLNSTHFYSGKYNQEVEVLDSRDEYKKILFNNGKIGWVKSEDLSKI; this is encoded by the coding sequence TTGCTAAAAACCTTCAAAGTTTTTTGTGTTTTTTTACTAGCGTTTAATTTATATGCTCAAGAAAATAGCGTTTTTGAAGATTATAACACCCTAGAAAAAAATTACAATCAATTAGACGATCAAGCTAAGCAAATTTATCAAACTATCGCTCCAAGTGATGAGAGTAATTATGAAAGTAAAATCAATGATGAAAATTTTATTCCTCAAGGTTCTTTAGTATTAAACGCAAAAGAATACACTGATGAAGCTTACATAGATGAAGCTTTTGCTATAGATCTTGAGGTTATCACCACAACTAATGTAAGTTTTGATTTAAATGTGAGTTTTGAAAAAAATGACGATATGCTTTGGATTAATCCTAATCCTATTTGGGAGCAAAAGGCTAATTCATATCACACAAAATTATGGTTTGAAGCAAAAAGTTTAAATGCTAATTTAAATAAAATCATCGTTTCTTTAAGCAGAAATGATCATATTTTTCAAAGCTCATCACTAATTATAAAACCTATTAGACTTAAAAAAATCGACGCTCCTTCTAACAAATACTCACACATAGTTGCAAGTAATTTAGAAGTAAAACAAGTAAAAGCAAGCCATTTTGACAATGATAATATGATTTTATTTATAGAACTTGCAGGAGAAAACACAAACCTAGCAAGTTTTAATATAAAAGATATTCAAAAACAAGGCGTAGAGGCTATTAAAGGCGATTTTGAAAAACAAAGCGGGTTTTATTATGCTATTTTAGATAAAAGCAAAACACGCTTTGATTTTTCTTATTTTAATTTAAATTCTAAAGAATTAAAAGATTTTTCTTTAAAAATAGAACTTAAAGAAGATAGCATAAGCACACAAAGTGATTTAAATCCAAAAACTAATGACTTTAATTTTTACAAACAAGTATTTTTGTGGAGCTTGTGTGGTATTTTTGCTTTATGGTTTGTATTTAAGAAAAGCTATGTAGCTTTAGGCTTAGCAATTTTGGCTCTAATAGCAAGTTTTTTAGCCCAAAATAACATATACAAAGCCATATTAAAGGCTGAAAGCAAAGTGCAAATTTTACCAACTCTTAACTCAACTCATTTTTATTCTGGAAAATATAACCAAGAAGTAGAAGTGTTAGATTCAAGAGATGAATATAAAAAAATTTTATTTAATAATGGAAAAATAGGCTGGGTAAAAAGTGAAGATTTATCAAAGATTTAA
- a CDS encoding lysophospholipid acyltransferase family protein — translation MKIYQRFKALVFWIEFIFSIIFLCIAFLLLQSQEKIWKIRKAWSKLQKYVINYKIQTQGSIHPQANLLLINHQSLLDIVVLEDLCPKNISWIAKKELGELPVFKTLIKKPKIICIDRSPKGLVKLLKEAKERLKEDRILAIFPEGTRSKTQKLLKFKVGAKILSEKLNLKVQPVVIVDSAKILDTQNFSAKSGVLKVVFLDLVDISKDDWLEQTREKMQTILDNERSKA, via the coding sequence GTGAAGATTTATCAAAGATTTAAAGCTTTAGTATTTTGGATTGAATTTATTTTTTCTATTATATTTTTATGCATTGCCTTTTTATTATTACAATCACAAGAAAAAATTTGGAAAATCAGAAAAGCATGGTCAAAATTGCAAAAATATGTAATAAATTATAAAATCCAAACTCAAGGTTCTATACACCCTCAAGCTAATTTACTTTTAATCAATCACCAAAGCTTGTTAGACATAGTTGTTTTGGAAGATCTATGTCCAAAAAATATATCTTGGATAGCAAAAAAAGAACTTGGTGAACTCCCCGTTTTTAAAACTTTGATTAAAAAACCTAAAATTATTTGTATAGATAGAAGTCCAAAAGGTCTAGTAAAACTTTTAAAAGAAGCCAAAGAAAGACTAAAAGAAGATAGAATTTTGGCTATTTTTCCAGAAGGTACAAGATCTAAAACACAAAAACTTTTAAAATTTAAAGTTGGAGCTAAAATTTTAAGTGAAAAACTTAATCTAAAAGTCCAACCTGTGGTAATTGTTGATTCAGCTAAAATTTTAGACACGCAAAACTTTAGCGCAAAGAGTGGCGTTTTAAAAGTAGTATTTCTTGATCTTGTTGATATAAGTAAAGATGATTGGCTTGAGCAAACTAGAGAAAAAATGCAAACAATCTTAGATAATGAAAGGTCAAAAGCTTGA
- the crcB gene encoding fluoride efflux transporter CrcB: MISTILAVGFGGFLGAISRMLTSSFFNKIIPHDFPYGTLLVNIIGSFLMGLFFSYANSKGVHIFTKSLISTGFLSAFTTFSTFSYENLLFLQSGDYFHFFLNIILNVILCLLAVWIGFLIFK, translated from the coding sequence TTGATTAGCACAATTTTGGCTGTAGGTTTTGGTGGCTTTTTAGGGGCTATATCTAGAATGCTTACTAGTAGCTTTTTTAATAAAATCATTCCACATGATTTCCCCTATGGTACTTTACTTGTTAATATCATAGGATCTTTTTTAATGGGCTTGTTTTTTTCTTATGCAAACTCTAAAGGTGTGCATATTTTTACTAAAAGTTTAATTAGCACAGGTTTTTTAAGTGCTTTTACGACTTTTTCAACTTTTTCTTATGAAAATTTGCTATTTTTGCAAAGTGGTGATTATTTTCACTTTTTTCTAAATATTATTTTAAATGTTATCCTTTGTCTTTTGGCAGTATGGATTGGTTTTTTAATTTTTAAATAA